A genomic window from Ascaphus truei isolate aAscTru1 chromosome 1, aAscTru1.hap1, whole genome shotgun sequence includes:
- the LOC142470109 gene encoding uncharacterized protein LOC142470109, with translation MARSRLTPRSPEVPKMNDSCHMLDTGKEPVPYDVEFTGLVQHTEQTDSKYGSSKRYERDSRRCRGAQIFESVGKVSHKIGTCSHTSVRISEQPFTCTDCGESFSLRGKLFSYQRVHTGENPFTCIECGKPFSVKSNLLRHKFIHKGEKPFTCTECGKQFSTRSHLYDHERIHTGEKPFTCSECGKQFSTQNYLHQHKRIHTGEKPFTCEECGKSFLHKSRLLIHERIHTGEKPFTCTVCGKTFSGKSNHLRHERIHKREKPFTCTECGKQFSTQSHLHEHERFHTGEKPFTCTECGKSFSHKSSLLIHERVHTGEKPFTCTKCGKIFSHKSSLCQHKRIHTEEKPFTCTECRKQFSTQSYLRQHKRVHTGVKSFTCTECGKSFSLKNSLRHHERIHTGEKHFTCTECGKNFSHKNSLCKHERIHTGERPFTCTECGKSFSHKGRLHQHERIHTGEKPYTCTECGNTFSDQSNFLRHQRIHTGEKPFTCTECGKSFSEKRNLLTHHRIHTGEN, from the coding sequence ATGGCCAGAAGCAGGTTGACTCCTCGCAGCCCAGAAGTGCCAAAAATGAATGATTCCTGCCACATGTTGGACACGGGCAAGGAACCAGTGCCATATGATGTTGAATTTACAGGCCTTGTACAGCACACAGAACAGACTGACTCTAAATATGGGTCAAGCAAAAGATATGAGAGAGATTCAAGAAGATGCCGCGGTGCTCAGATTTTTGAAAGCGTGGGAAAAGTTTCTCACAAGATagggacctgctcacacacctctGTCCGCATTAGCGAGCAACCCTTTACCTGTACAGACTGTGGGGAAAGTTTTTCACTGAGAGGGAAACTCTTTTCATACCAGAGGGTTCACACAGGGGAGAATCCTTTCACATGTATAGAGTGTGGGAAACCATTTTCTGTTAAGAGTAACCTCCTCAGACATAAGTTTATTCACaaaggggagaaacctttcacatgtacagaatgtgggaaacaattcagtactcgGAGCCACCTTTACGATCacgagaggattcacacaggggagaaacctttcacatgttcagagtgtgggaaacaattcagtactcaGAACTACCTCCACCAACACAaaaggattcacacaggggagaaacctttcacatgtgaaGAGTGTGGTAAAAGTTTTTTACATAAGAGCCGCCTCCTCATacatgagaggattcacacaggggagaaaccattcacatgtacagtgtgtggaaaAACTTTTTCTGGTAAGAGTAACCACCTCAGACATGAGAGGATTCACAAaagggagaaacctttcacatgtacagagtgtgggaaacaatttagtACTCAGAGCCACCTCCATGAACATGAGCGgtttcacacaggggagaaacctttcacatgtacggagtgtgggaaaagcttttcacacAAGAGCAGCCTCCTCATACATGAGAGggttcacacaggggagaaacctttcacatgtacaaaaTGTGGGAAAATCTTTTCACATAAGAGCAGCCTCTGCCAACACAAGAGGATTCACACAgaggagaaacctttcacatgtacagaatgtCGAAAACAATTCAGTACTCAGAGCTACCTCCGCCAACACAAGAGGGTTCACACAGGGGTGAaaagtttcacatgtacagagtgtggaaaaagcttttcactTAAGAACAGCCTTCGCCACCacgagaggattcacacaggtgaGAAacatttcacatgtacagagtgtggcaAAAACTTTTCACATAAAAACAGCCTCTGCAAacatgagaggattcacacaggtgagagacctttcacatgtacagagtgtgggaaaagcttttcacatAAGGGCAGGCTCCATCAACATGaaaggattcacacaggggagaaaccttacacatgtacagagtgtggaaacACATTTTCTGATCAGAGTAACttcctcagacaccagaggattcacacaggggagaaaccattcacatgtacagagtgtgggaaaagcttttcagaAAAGAGGAATCTCCTCACACACCACAGGATTCATACAGGTGAGAATTAA